A region of Legionella donaldsonii DNA encodes the following proteins:
- a CDS encoding DUF2971 domain-containing protein, with protein sequence MGLIEPHALLLRAPREKQLLYKIMTIENLIRSILGEYLYFNRVDSYKDFKNADPNDGEQLPLERIINERSYFEKDPSFSGANYYDRARSRTYACCFSLENSDFIWRNYGKGGKKGKVCLVFDFGKLRATLNQSLQASNVHFQYNGHQCNQIFDINYGLVDYVRRDKVQSDFKYLRNPIEYIYIKDKRHKNDNELRISLSALGWGSFKLNDGTLIVFPSSLFMAFDYRTAINNKTIVKILAKKEEELDCFEFIKNFRVTSEL encoded by the coding sequence ATGGGACTTATCGAACCACATGCTCTTCTTTTGAGAGCTCCCCGAGAGAAGCAATTACTGTATAAAATCATGACAATTGAAAATTTAATCCGTTCAATTTTAGGTGAGTATTTATATTTTAACCGAGTGGATAGTTATAAGGATTTCAAAAATGCTGATCCAAACGATGGAGAACAATTACCTTTAGAGAGAATAATCAACGAAAGATCATATTTTGAAAAAGATCCCTCTTTTAGTGGTGCGAATTATTATGATCGGGCACGCAGTAGAACTTATGCTTGCTGCTTTTCTTTAGAAAACTCAGACTTCATATGGCGAAATTATGGAAAAGGAGGAAAAAAAGGGAAAGTTTGTTTAGTATTTGATTTTGGAAAATTAAGAGCTACTTTGAATCAAAGTCTACAAGCTTCTAATGTACATTTTCAATACAACGGACATCAATGCAATCAAATTTTTGATATAAACTATGGCCTTGTAGATTATGTTAGAAGAGATAAAGTTCAAAGTGACTTTAAATATTTACGAAATCCTATTGAATATATTTATATAAAAGATAAGAGACATAAAAACGACAATGAATTACGAATTTCTTTATCCGCACTTGGTTGGGGATCTTTCAAATTAAACGACGGAACTTTAATTGTATTTCCATCAAGCTTATTCATGGCGTTTGATTATAGAACCGCAATTAACAATAAAACTATTGTGAAAATATTAGCTAAGAAAGAGGAGGAACTTGATTGTTTTGAATTTATAAAAAATTTTCGTGTCACTTCGGAATTATAA
- a CDS encoding type II toxin-antitoxin system RelE/ParE family toxin, with amino-acid sequence MKTTNTLQVVVETPEFLKQAMTCMDEASRKSFIDFIAANPLKGDLIVGTGGARKVRWASDAHTGKSGGVRIIYYYHNQQMPIFLFTVYGKNQKANLSQQERNLVKTIISHIVDTYGGTSHE; translated from the coding sequence ATGAAAACGACAAACACATTACAGGTAGTTGTAGAGACGCCGGAATTTTTAAAACAGGCAATGACCTGCATGGATGAAGCCAGTCGGAAGTCTTTTATCGATTTTATTGCAGCGAATCCTTTAAAAGGGGATTTAATTGTAGGAACGGGAGGCGCGAGAAAAGTGCGTTGGGCTTCTGATGCTCATACTGGGAAAAGTGGCGGTGTGAGGATAATTTACTATTATCATAATCAACAGATGCCAATTTTTCTCTTTACAGTGTATGGGAAAAACCAGAAAGCAAACCTCTCGCAACAAGAGCGAAATTTAGTGAAAACAATTATTTCACATATTGTGGATACTTATGGAGGAACTTCTCATGAGTGA
- a CDS encoding helix-turn-helix domain-containing protein encodes MSDVGKSLIQGAMEALEYAKGQTKGHKAHKVSVPAQVDVAEIRKKLHMSRQQFSEEFGFSVRTLEKWERGERLPEAPARAYLTVISQNPVAVVDALKRAG; translated from the coding sequence ATGAGTGATGTAGGAAAAAGTTTAATTCAGGGCGCAATGGAAGCTCTAGAGTACGCAAAGGGTCAAACAAAGGGCCATAAAGCTCATAAAGTTAGTGTGCCGGCTCAGGTAGATGTTGCCGAAATTAGAAAAAAACTACATATGAGCCGCCAGCAATTTTCAGAAGAGTTTGGCTTCAGTGTTCGTACTCTGGAAAAATGGGAAAGAGGGGAGCGTTTGCCGGAAGCGCCTGCACGGGCTTATTTAACAGTAATTTCTCAAAATCCTGTTGCTGTTGTTGATGCATTGAAGAGAGCGGGTTAA
- a CDS encoding GNAT family N-acetyltransferase: MIKIDLLKNNPQAIPALSNIWYEVLGKIWMPEIGIEEIESLSYKELNQDMPLTYIALYGEFRIPVGSCTLELNGGIRPGLGPWIGDLVVDQKYQRQGIGKMLLDVAIEKAKELGFEKIYLFTFDPAITEYYRRFGWKKIGMDEFKSQPVIVMEVRL; the protein is encoded by the coding sequence ATGATCAAAATTGACCTTCTAAAAAACAATCCGCAAGCCATACCAGCACTTTCGAATATTTGGTATGAGGTTTTAGGTAAAATTTGGATGCCAGAGATTGGAATAGAAGAAATTGAATCTTTGTCTTACAAAGAACTGAACCAAGATATGCCTCTTACATACATTGCATTATATGGAGAATTCAGAATACCTGTTGGTTCATGCACGTTGGAATTAAACGGTGGAATTCGTCCTGGTTTAGGACCTTGGATTGGTGATTTGGTAGTTGATCAAAAATATCAAAGACAGGGAATAGGAAAAATGTTGCTTGATGTCGCAATCGAAAAAGCAAAAGAGCTAGGCTTTGAAAAAATTTATTTATTTACTTTTGATCCTGCGATAACGGAATACTATCGGCGGTTTGGATGGAAGAAAATCGGCATGGATGAATTTAAATCACAGCCTGTAATAGTGATGGAAGTACGCTTATGA